In a single window of the Notamacropus eugenii isolate mMacEug1 chromosome 4, mMacEug1.pri_v2, whole genome shotgun sequence genome:
- the LOC140498830 gene encoding D-dopachrome decarboxylase-like: protein MPFVELDTSLPASRLPSGLSQRLCAAAAAVLGKPQDRVNVTVRPDLTMILSGSGDPCAQLIVSSIGVVGTAEENRDHSAKFFEFLTKELSLSQDRINIRFYPLEPWQIGKKGTVMTFL, encoded by the exons ATGCCCTTCGTTGAGCTGGACACCAGTCTTCCCGCCTCCCGGCTGCCCAGCGGCCTGAGCCAGCGCCTGTGCGCCGCGGCCGCGGCCGTGTTGGGCAAGCCCCAGGAC AGAGTCAATGTGACTGTGAGGCCCGACCTCACCATGATCCTGAGTGGTTCAGGGGACCCTTGTGCCCAGCTCATAGTCTCCTCTATTGGTGTGGTTGGCACAGCCGAGGAGAACCGGGACCACAGTGCCAAGTTCTTTGAGTTTCTCACTAAGGAACTGAGCCTCAGTCAGGACCG AATTAACATTCGGTTCTACCCCCTGGAGCCTTGGCAGATTGGCAAGAAGGGCACGGTGATGACTTTTCTGTAA
- the MIF gene encoding macrophage migration inhibitory factor, with product MPMFVVQTNVPRSAVPDSLLSELTTQLAKATGKPAQYIAVHISADQLMAFGGSSDPCALCSLHSIGKIGGPQNKAYSKQLCELLTKHLKIPGDRIYINYYDMNAANVGWNGSTFA from the exons ATGCCGATGTTCGTGGTGCAGACCAACGTGCCGCGCTCCGCGGTGCCCGACTCCCTGCTGAGCGAGCTCACGACGCAGCTGGCCAAGGCCACGGGCAAGCCCGCCCAG TACATCGCGGTGCACATCTCGGCGGACCAGCTGATGGCCTTCGGGGGCTCCTCGGACCCGTGCGCTCTCTGCAGCCTGCACAGCATCGGCAAGATCGGCGGGCCCCAGAACAAGGCGTACAGCAAGCAGCTCTGTGAGCTGCTCACCAAGCACCTCAAGATCCCGGGGGACAG GATCTATATCAATTACTATGATATGAATGCTGCCAACGTGGGCTGGAATGGCTCCACCTTCGCCTGA